In one window of Bacillus marinisedimentorum DNA:
- a CDS encoding SulP family inorganic anion transporter, with amino-acid sequence MNNFLPAAKWIRDYDRANLGSDFTAGLIVAIMLIPQGMAYAMLAGLPPVIGLYASTIPLIIYALFGSSRQLAVGPVAMVSLLVFTGVSVLAEPGSDEYVSLVFLLALMVGVIQLLLGVLRLGFIVNFLSHAVISGFTSAAAIIIGLSQLKHLLGVKLESGKNVAKLLFEVIQKITLINPTTFAIGVGSIIILIAIKKMVPKVPGPLVVVVLSTLIVFGLNLNENAGVSIVGTVPGGLPALSLPMFSIDAVLALLPIALTISFVGFMESIAMAKAIATKEKYKISSNQELSGLGLANIGASIFSGYPVTGGFSRSAVNYQAGAKTPLASIITAVLIMLTLLFFTPLFYFLPNAVLAAIIMVAVYGLIDFKEARILFHIRKIDGLTWVITFLGTLLLGIEQGILIGAGFSLAVFIWRSAYPHVAELGYVKSENVYRNIERVPEADTDPQVLIFRIDASLYFANMSFLEDKLCAKMQERQELKWIVLDFSAVNSIDAVALHALEELMENCTKGDIELMVAGVKGPVRDLIHKSGLSQKFQDVFHYPSIEHAMEEIEKSKTA; translated from the coding sequence ATGAACAATTTTTTACCTGCAGCAAAATGGATCCGCGATTATGACCGGGCCAATCTCGGGAGCGATTTCACCGCTGGCCTGATCGTCGCCATCATGCTGATTCCCCAGGGGATGGCATACGCGATGCTTGCCGGTCTTCCGCCGGTAATCGGTCTTTATGCATCCACCATCCCTCTTATCATTTATGCTTTATTTGGTAGTTCGAGGCAGCTGGCAGTCGGACCCGTTGCCATGGTTTCACTCCTTGTATTCACGGGGGTCAGTGTTCTTGCTGAACCTGGGTCCGATGAATACGTTTCGCTTGTGTTTTTACTGGCATTGATGGTTGGGGTCATTCAGCTGTTATTGGGGGTTCTTCGGCTTGGATTTATCGTCAACTTCTTATCGCATGCCGTCATCAGCGGGTTTACCTCAGCGGCCGCTATCATTATTGGTTTAAGCCAGCTGAAGCATTTGCTCGGGGTGAAACTTGAATCCGGCAAAAATGTCGCCAAACTTCTATTCGAAGTGATTCAGAAAATAACTTTGATCAATCCAACGACCTTTGCCATCGGCGTGGGGAGTATCATAATTCTTATCGCAATCAAAAAGATGGTCCCAAAAGTTCCGGGACCGCTTGTTGTAGTTGTTTTAAGTACGCTGATCGTTTTCGGATTAAACCTTAATGAGAATGCGGGTGTCAGCATTGTCGGAACCGTGCCCGGAGGACTTCCTGCACTAAGCTTGCCGATGTTCAGCATTGATGCGGTTCTCGCATTGCTGCCAATCGCACTTACCATATCGTTTGTCGGATTCATGGAATCCATTGCGATGGCTAAAGCGATTGCAACAAAGGAGAAATACAAAATCAGTTCAAACCAGGAGCTTTCCGGATTGGGCCTCGCAAACATTGGAGCTTCCATTTTCTCGGGATATCCGGTTACAGGCGGATTTTCACGTTCTGCCGTCAACTATCAGGCAGGAGCAAAAACACCGCTTGCTTCCATTATAACGGCAGTGTTGATCATGCTCACCCTGTTATTCTTCACACCGCTCTTTTACTTTTTGCCGAACGCGGTGCTCGCTGCCATCATTATGGTGGCGGTATATGGATTAATTGATTTCAAGGAAGCCCGCATCTTATTCCATATCAGAAAAATCGACGGGTTGACATGGGTCATCACCTTCCTCGGCACATTGCTGCTCGGGATTGAACAGGGGATCTTGATTGGTGCCGGATTCTCCCTTGCTGTCTTTATCTGGAGAAGTGCATACCCTCATGTTGCCGAACTGGGATATGTGAAATCTGAAAACGTTTATCGGAACATTGAGCGTGTCCCTGAAGCGGATACCGATCCGCAGGTACTGATATTCAGGATTGATGCTTCCCTGTACTTCGCTAACATGTCTTTCCTTGAAGACAAACTTTGTGCAAAAATGCAGGAAAGACAGGAACTGAAATGGATTGTCCTGGACTTCTCAGCCGTCAACTCAATTGATGCTGTCGCACTCCACGCTTTGGAGGAATTGATGGAGAATTGTACAAAAGGTGATATCGAGCTGATGGTGGCAGGCGTCAAAGGGCCTGTCCGCGATTTGATCCATAAATCCGGATTGAGCCAGAAATTCCAGGATGTTTTCCATTATCCATCCATAGAGCACGCCATGGAAGAAATTGAGAAGTCCAAAACAGCTTAA
- a CDS encoding trypsin-like peptidase domain-containing protein, producing MDEQEKEKYKEHLDDLKENDSDLYEELENPGDYLYGRNPEKDEKKDVTGIFIKAGVLLIALFMVLTTAGTLLRYFNLPSIEFLQKSEQLSRNEQIQQYKEAVVTIEAGGSKGTGFNVSEDGLVITNHHVVDNMKKVGVYFPNGFSQEATVVKTLPELDIAFLQIDAGNDLPFIEVSENKAWEEGEPITFIGNPLMHHQIANDGVIIGAMESSNLAKEVMMLDAPVYKGNSGSPVINDEGKVVSVIYATTMRDVDGERKNVGLAVPAEHFIDILHRRK from the coding sequence ATGGATGAACAGGAAAAAGAGAAATATAAAGAGCATTTGGATGACCTTAAAGAAAATGACTCTGATTTATACGAAGAACTTGAAAATCCCGGAGACTACTTATACGGAAGAAATCCGGAAAAGGATGAAAAAAAAGATGTGACAGGCATTTTTATCAAGGCAGGAGTCCTTCTCATTGCACTGTTTATGGTACTCACCACAGCAGGGACCCTGTTGAGATATTTCAATCTCCCGTCAATCGAATTCCTGCAAAAATCAGAGCAGCTTTCCCGAAATGAACAAATCCAGCAATATAAAGAAGCGGTTGTGACCATTGAAGCGGGAGGCAGCAAAGGAACAGGCTTCAACGTAAGTGAGGATGGACTCGTCATTACGAACCACCATGTTGTTGATAACATGAAGAAGGTTGGCGTTTATTTTCCAAACGGATTTTCACAAGAGGCCACTGTGGTTAAGACTCTGCCGGAACTTGATATAGCATTTTTACAAATAGATGCCGGCAATGATCTGCCTTTTATTGAGGTATCAGAGAACAAAGCATGGGAGGAGGGTGAACCCATTACGTTCATCGGAAATCCGCTCATGCATCATCAGATTGCGAACGATGGTGTGATTATCGGCGCAATGGAAAGTTCCAACCTTGCAAAAGAAGTAATGATGCTTGATGCACCTGTTTATAAAGGCAACAGCGGCAGCCCGGTCATCAATGATGAGGGCAAGGTCGTTTCTGTAATTTATGCAACAACGATGAGAGATGTTGACGGAGAGCGGAAGAATGTCGGACTTGCCGTGCCTGCAGAACACTTTATAGATATACTGCATCGCAGGAAGTAA
- a CDS encoding universal stress protein: MNKLLVPVDGSEHSKKAFKFALTMAKGQDAEVVALNVQPTYHTPNMRRFCSEQQIREYQNELSNQALNTILSESEDTDHIKISKKVRTGDPGIEICKEAKEINAMMIVMGNRGLGAIKSTVLGSVSYRVVHDAPCPVTIVP; this comes from the coding sequence ATGAACAAATTACTAGTACCTGTAGATGGCTCCGAACATTCAAAAAAGGCATTTAAATTTGCGCTCACTATGGCAAAAGGGCAGGACGCAGAGGTCGTCGCACTTAATGTTCAGCCAACCTACCACACACCTAATATGAGGCGCTTTTGCAGTGAACAGCAGATTCGTGAATACCAGAATGAACTGAGTAATCAAGCCCTTAACACAATATTATCCGAATCAGAAGATACTGATCATATCAAAATCAGCAAAAAAGTAAGGACCGGTGATCCAGGCATTGAAATTTGCAAAGAAGCGAAGGAAATAAATGCAATGATGATTGTGATGGGTAACAGGGGGCTAGGCGCAATTAAGAGTACGGTGTTAGGCAGTGTAAGTTATCGTGTTGTTCATGATGCGCCATGTCCTGTGACAATTGTTCCATAA
- a CDS encoding TerC family protein — protein MDSIWLEYGWTLLILIGLEGLLSADNALVLAVIAKHLPEEEKNRAIKYGIFLAFAFRFVALFAISFIANVWQIQAIGAAYLLYLGLKHVIKAKFGKDNENIHEDTEEEAAGMAFWPTVGKIALADLAFAIDSILAAVALALGLPDSPLGDFGGMDGGQFTVVVLGGIAGLILIKYAATWFVQLLEKRPALETTAYAIVAWVGVKLAVITLAHDDIGVLDHDFPHSTAWTLTFYGTLVAIALLGWFAPGKSSTQENNS, from the coding sequence ATGGATTCAATCTGGTTGGAGTATGGATGGACATTATTGATTTTAATTGGGCTGGAAGGTTTATTGTCAGCTGACAATGCGCTTGTGCTGGCTGTAATTGCCAAACACTTGCCCGAGGAGGAAAAGAACAGGGCGATTAAATATGGAATCTTTTTAGCTTTTGCTTTCCGCTTTGTGGCCCTTTTTGCTATTTCTTTCATCGCCAACGTCTGGCAGATCCAGGCTATTGGAGCAGCTTATCTTCTGTACCTCGGTCTAAAACATGTCATTAAGGCCAAGTTTGGTAAAGATAATGAAAATATCCATGAAGATACAGAAGAAGAAGCTGCCGGAATGGCTTTTTGGCCGACAGTGGGTAAAATTGCTTTAGCAGACCTTGCGTTTGCGATCGATTCTATTCTTGCAGCTGTTGCCCTTGCACTCGGTCTTCCGGATTCCCCACTTGGAGATTTCGGCGGTATGGACGGCGGGCAATTTACAGTTGTTGTGCTAGGCGGCATTGCCGGCCTTATCTTAATAAAATATGCTGCAACCTGGTTTGTGCAGCTTCTTGAAAAACGTCCGGCTTTGGAAACAACCGCTTATGCCATTGTCGCATGGGTTGGTGTTAAGCTGGCAGTCATCACACTTGCCCATGATGATATCGGCGTGCTAGATCACGATTTCCCTCACAGTACAGCCTGGACACTTACGTTCTATGGAACTCTTGTTGCCATTGCGTTACTGGGATGGTTTGCACCTGGAAAATCGTCAACGCAGGAGAACAATAGCTAA
- a CDS encoding processed acidic surface protein: MKRFVSLLLAAALCFGVLPGSVFALEVNDPEFDQFLQDIGWGKQEYLDYLESKEWFLEDFETVDELGTPLTEKSVQQVLADYQISREELNSLLAEYGDIEAEQDVLDGTWIIFEEELDESVNFYLNGLEGILNDEDIAELSGIFAEFDLTEDELENLFNHLQTLNLEDPSLEQELLDISERLMAFEEFETADELSAEQIAELMDAFNRLLDIFEMDAVFYLVKDGQKQSVSLQTLISKDPDGGYDLLIVLYNKHGQFLADILFTAEMFGSDLITETGKDIQQAEKIVTETKDSPKSEAPKTAKGAKLPKTAGGYLLNAAIGITLLAAGSVVFRKVKAVKM, translated from the coding sequence ATGAAGCGTTTCGTTTCGCTGCTGTTGGCTGCCGCTCTTTGCTTTGGTGTTTTGCCTGGTTCTGTATTTGCACTGGAAGTAAACGATCCGGAATTTGATCAATTTTTACAGGATATCGGCTGGGGAAAGCAAGAGTACCTGGATTACCTGGAAAGTAAAGAGTGGTTTCTGGAAGATTTCGAGACAGTTGATGAACTTGGTACTCCGTTAACCGAAAAATCGGTTCAGCAGGTCCTTGCCGATTATCAGATAAGCAGGGAAGAGTTGAATTCATTGCTTGCTGAGTACGGTGATATAGAAGCAGAACAGGACGTACTGGATGGAACGTGGATTATTTTTGAGGAAGAGTTGGACGAGTCCGTAAACTTTTATTTGAATGGACTGGAAGGCATTCTGAATGACGAAGACATAGCTGAACTGTCCGGTATTTTTGCTGAGTTTGATTTGACAGAAGATGAACTGGAAAATCTGTTCAACCATCTTCAAACTCTCAATCTGGAAGACCCTTCCCTGGAACAAGAGCTTCTGGATATCAGTGAACGCCTGATGGCTTTTGAAGAGTTTGAAACGGCAGATGAATTGTCCGCAGAACAAATTGCCGAGCTTATGGATGCATTTAATCGTTTGCTTGATATATTTGAAATGGATGCAGTGTTTTATCTGGTAAAGGATGGCCAAAAACAATCTGTTTCATTACAGACATTAATTTCTAAGGACCCTGACGGCGGATATGATCTATTGATCGTATTATATAATAAACACGGTCAGTTTCTGGCAGATATCCTTTTTACAGCTGAAATGTTCGGCTCCGACCTGATTACAGAAACCGGAAAGGATATTCAGCAGGCAGAAAAAATTGTAACAGAAACTAAGGATTCCCCTAAATCCGAGGCTCCTAAGACGGCAAAAGGAGCCAAACTGCCGAAAACGGCAGGCGGTTACTTGTTGAATGCAGCGATTGGGATCACCTTGCTGGCGGCTGGCAGTGTCGTATTCCGTAAAGTGAAGGCCGTTAAAATGTAA
- a CDS encoding permease prefix domain 1-containing protein produces the protein MKQIDKYVNSIYKDVAGDKQEIEDLRQEMRSHLLEAVEELKAKGKTEEEAIRIAIENFGGKNQIVKGLAEFFKVQKKFTNYVLSFALIFLVVGIFFLISSISEVKEHNEMVNQLEIVEEEKEIIMNEVFDKLDASNDITEQETERLFEVFNNYQEKLSLLAVFPRNKLEGWVKENVNVIEEPSTQFPIEYSKALVVIGENGVVENKEEIVPSKYDLGTVIMANEKWIVQYEYKASYESTIEKHHQLKHYGPSIWSFYQLPILFFALFIALGIVWLFLKKQNRQLKTVMN, from the coding sequence TTGAAACAAATTGATAAATATGTAAATTCTATTTATAAAGATGTTGCGGGAGACAAACAAGAAATAGAAGATTTAAGGCAAGAAATGCGTTCCCATTTACTTGAAGCTGTAGAAGAATTAAAGGCGAAAGGGAAAACGGAAGAAGAAGCTATCCGTATTGCAATTGAAAATTTCGGTGGCAAAAACCAAATAGTAAAGGGATTGGCTGAATTCTTCAAAGTACAGAAGAAATTTACTAATTATGTATTATCGTTTGCACTTATCTTTTTAGTGGTAGGCATTTTCTTTCTTATATCATCGATTTCAGAAGTAAAAGAACACAATGAGATGGTAAATCAACTTGAAATAGTCGAAGAAGAAAAAGAGATTATAATGAATGAAGTATTTGATAAACTTGATGCTTCCAACGACATTACCGAACAAGAAACAGAACGATTATTTGAAGTCTTTAATAATTATCAAGAAAAATTAAGTTTATTGGCTGTATTTCCTCGTAATAAACTAGAAGGATGGGTAAAAGAAAATGTGAATGTTATCGAAGAACCTAGCACTCAATTTCCGATAGAATATTCAAAAGCACTTGTCGTGATTGGAGAAAATGGAGTGGTAGAAAATAAAGAAGAAATTGTGCCAAGCAAATATGATTTGGGAACTGTAATAATGGCAAATGAAAAATGGATTGTTCAATATGAATATAAAGCCTCGTATGAATCAACAATTGAAAAGCACCATCAACTAAAACATTATGGTCCAAGCATTTGGAGTTTTTATCAGTTACCAATTTTGTTCTTTGCTTTATTTATCGCTCTTGGTATTGTTTGGCTGTTCTTAAAAAAGCAAAACAGACAGTTAAAAACTGTAATGAATTAA
- a CDS encoding LysR family transcriptional regulator → MEIRHLEYFAEVARQLNFTKAAASLHVTQPSISKAIKQLEDELGVPLFYRSSRKLELTDAGKAVLVNAKNVLDAFKNMTSELTDIMELKKGEVRIGIPPIIGAAFFSTFISRFKEAHPLVDITLIEVGTNKIKKGVDDGSLDVGLVCNVPVQQDSFEIIELLNDPLMLIVHNSHTLASKKTVEFGELKQERFILYRKDFSLHDRIMEECSRNHFYPNIVCESSQKDFMIEMVEGKLGVALLPAQICKKIHSANITAIPFYQPTVNLELAMVWKKNKYLPFAVREFISVSKESLSPRGVKMPLR, encoded by the coding sequence ATGGAAATACGCCATCTCGAATATTTCGCCGAAGTTGCCAGGCAGCTTAACTTCACGAAAGCAGCTGCAAGTCTACATGTCACTCAGCCCTCGATCAGCAAAGCGATCAAGCAGCTGGAAGATGAACTTGGCGTTCCATTATTTTACCGGTCATCAAGGAAGCTGGAACTGACAGATGCCGGTAAAGCCGTTCTTGTGAATGCCAAAAATGTCTTGGATGCATTTAAGAACATGACATCCGAACTGACGGATATTATGGAACTGAAAAAAGGTGAAGTCAGAATCGGCATTCCGCCGATCATCGGAGCGGCTTTCTTTTCAACCTTCATCAGCCGCTTTAAAGAAGCGCATCCGTTAGTGGATATCACACTCATTGAAGTTGGAACGAACAAGATCAAAAAAGGAGTTGATGACGGCTCGCTTGATGTCGGTCTCGTCTGCAATGTTCCCGTTCAGCAAGACAGTTTTGAAATCATTGAACTTCTTAACGACCCGCTCATGCTCATTGTCCATAACAGCCACACGCTGGCATCAAAAAAGACTGTTGAATTCGGCGAGTTGAAACAGGAAAGGTTCATTTTATACCGGAAAGACTTTTCGCTTCATGACCGGATTATGGAGGAATGTTCCAGAAACCATTTTTATCCGAACATTGTGTGCGAAAGCTCGCAAAAAGATTTCATGATCGAGATGGTGGAAGGAAAGCTTGGTGTCGCATTACTCCCTGCGCAAATTTGCAAAAAAATACACAGTGCCAATATCACAGCAATCCCGTTTTATCAGCCGACTGTCAATTTGGAACTTGCGATGGTCTGGAAGAAGAATAAGTATCTTCCATTCGCAGTCCGGGAGTTCATCTCCGTATCCAAGGAATCTTTATCCCCCCGGGGGGTAAAAATGCCTTTAAGATGA
- a CDS encoding class D sortase, with the protein MIISGIWFTGTNGYKFLKGYFLYKTGVMYTEDKPVKSEIDTGSEKAASPSIQNVPLYENRPQKGDHVGELFIPKLEARLPIYHGTDEDELEKGVGHFADSVLPGEKDNSVLSGHRDTVFRSLGKVGKGDLLIARTSAGEFTYKVRQVRIVDEDDRTVIVPKPKATLTVSTCYPFDFIGSAPERYILVADLIRKQP; encoded by the coding sequence ATGATCATTTCAGGAATATGGTTCACCGGAACGAATGGCTATAAGTTTTTAAAAGGGTATTTTCTTTATAAAACTGGTGTGATGTATACCGAAGATAAACCAGTGAAAAGCGAAATAGATACCGGTTCTGAAAAAGCAGCATCGCCGAGTATTCAAAATGTTCCATTATATGAGAACCGGCCCCAAAAAGGCGACCATGTAGGGGAACTGTTCATACCGAAACTGGAAGCAAGACTGCCGATTTATCACGGAACAGATGAGGACGAGCTTGAAAAGGGAGTCGGACACTTTGCTGACAGTGTTTTGCCCGGTGAGAAGGATAATTCTGTTTTATCCGGGCATCGGGATACCGTATTCCGCAGTCTAGGGAAAGTAGGCAAGGGAGATTTGCTCATTGCCAGAACATCCGCCGGTGAATTCACCTATAAAGTGCGGCAGGTCCGTATCGTCGATGAGGATGACCGGACCGTGATCGTACCGAAACCGAAAGCGACCCTTACTGTATCCACTTGTTATCCATTTGATTTTATCGGTTCAGCTCCAGAACGTTATATCCTTGTAGCCGACTTGATCAGAAAGCAGCCGTGA
- a CDS encoding PadR family transcriptional regulator, whose product MEINKEVLKGHIDTIILSLLHKRDMYGYELAKLVREKSEEQFELKEGTLYLSLKRLEKNEWIESYWGDEQGPGGRRKYYRLTPLGEEGLEEKRKEWQFVKRIIDTFIEGGE is encoded by the coding sequence TTGGAAATTAATAAAGAAGTTTTAAAAGGTCACATTGATACCATAATTTTATCGTTATTACATAAGCGGGATATGTACGGATATGAATTAGCGAAATTGGTTCGTGAAAAAAGCGAAGAACAATTTGAACTAAAAGAAGGTACGCTTTATCTATCTTTAAAACGATTGGAGAAAAATGAATGGATTGAATCCTATTGGGGAGACGAACAAGGTCCAGGCGGAAGAAGAAAATATTATAGACTTACACCATTAGGTGAAGAAGGTCTTGAAGAAAAGCGTAAGGAATGGCAATTTGTAAAGAGAATTATTGATACATTTATTGAAGGGGGAGAATAA
- a CDS encoding malate synthase G, whose product MSEYVKKGNLQVDSVLFEFIESKALPGSGVDSSQFWADFETLINDLKPENKALLEKRDEIQQKLDEWYRNNPNDYDFGKYKAFLEDIGYLEEETADFKVSTKGVDDEIAVQAGPQLVVPVDNARYALNAANARWGSLYDALYGTDAISEEDGAEVGSSYNPIRGEKVIAFAKNFLDEKAPLAEGSHKDAEKYAVADGKLFVTLEGGKTAGLKYESQFAGYQGDEESPQAVLLHNNGLHFEIQIDPNSPIGKTDKAGVKDVLMEAATSTIMDCEDSVAAVDAEDKTLVYSNLLGLFKGDLSVTFSKGLQEVKRSLNPDREYKAPAGEEVKLKGRSLMFVRNVGHLMTTDAILDKNGEEVPEGIMDGVVTALVAKHDLLKDDNFKNSLKGSIYIVKPKMHGSKEVAFANKLFNRIEDMLGLERHTIKIGVMDEERRTTLNLKNAIREVKDRIVFINTGFLDRTGDEIHTSMEAGPMIRKNSMKSSTWLQAYEQSNVRVGLKAGLQGHAQIGKGMWAMPDLMSAMLEQKGGQLKAGANTAWVPSPTAATLHALHYHDINVTVAQNELKAEKGSLRDEILQVPLEENPNWSADEIQEELDNNAQGILGYVVRWVEMGIGCSKVPDINNVALMEDRATLRISSQHIANWLHHGICTEEQVMETLKRMAKVVDEQNAGDSAYRPMADNYDDSVAFQAASDLVFKGVEQPSGYTEPILHSRRREAKSKIPAQK is encoded by the coding sequence ATGAGCGAATACGTTAAAAAAGGAAATTTACAGGTGGATTCTGTTCTTTTTGAATTCATCGAATCAAAGGCCCTTCCGGGTAGCGGCGTTGACAGCAGTCAATTCTGGGCCGACTTTGAAACACTTATCAACGACCTGAAGCCTGAAAATAAAGCATTGCTTGAGAAGCGTGATGAAATCCAGCAAAAGCTTGATGAATGGTACCGAAACAATCCGAACGATTACGACTTCGGTAAATACAAAGCGTTTTTGGAAGATATCGGTTATCTGGAAGAAGAAACAGCTGATTTCAAGGTATCGACAAAAGGGGTCGATGACGAAATTGCAGTACAGGCGGGACCGCAGCTTGTTGTGCCGGTCGATAATGCCCGCTATGCGCTCAACGCGGCAAATGCACGCTGGGGAAGCCTTTATGACGCACTTTATGGAACTGATGCAATCAGTGAAGAAGACGGCGCGGAAGTTGGTTCCAGCTATAATCCAATCCGGGGCGAAAAAGTCATTGCGTTTGCGAAAAATTTCCTGGATGAGAAGGCGCCGCTTGCCGAAGGATCTCATAAAGACGCGGAAAAATATGCTGTGGCTGACGGAAAACTTTTTGTTACGCTTGAAGGCGGCAAAACGGCCGGATTGAAATACGAATCCCAATTTGCCGGTTACCAGGGCGATGAAGAAAGCCCGCAGGCAGTATTGCTGCACAACAATGGACTCCATTTCGAAATACAGATCGATCCAAACTCACCAATCGGCAAAACCGATAAAGCCGGCGTAAAAGATGTGTTAATGGAAGCCGCAACTTCAACCATTATGGACTGCGAAGATTCGGTTGCAGCAGTTGATGCTGAAGACAAGACACTCGTATACTCCAACTTGCTTGGATTATTCAAAGGCGATCTTTCTGTCACGTTTTCAAAAGGCCTTCAGGAAGTGAAGCGTTCTCTGAATCCTGACAGGGAATATAAAGCGCCTGCCGGGGAAGAAGTGAAGCTGAAAGGCCGCTCACTCATGTTTGTCCGCAACGTCGGCCATTTGATGACAACAGATGCGATTCTGGATAAGAACGGCGAAGAAGTTCCGGAAGGCATTATGGACGGAGTCGTCACAGCGCTCGTTGCCAAGCATGACCTGTTGAAAGACGATAACTTCAAAAACTCGCTTAAAGGTTCCATTTATATCGTAAAGCCAAAGATGCACGGTTCAAAAGAGGTCGCATTTGCCAATAAGCTGTTCAACCGGATTGAAGATATGCTCGGCCTTGAGCGCCATACAATCAAAATCGGTGTCATGGACGAGGAAAGACGGACGACTTTGAACTTAAAGAATGCAATCCGCGAGGTGAAAGACCGGATCGTCTTCATCAATACAGGATTCCTTGACCGGACAGGTGATGAAATCCACACTTCCATGGAAGCGGGACCGATGATCCGCAAAAACAGCATGAAATCTTCAACTTGGCTTCAGGCATATGAACAGTCAAATGTCCGTGTAGGGCTTAAAGCAGGCCTCCAGGGCCATGCCCAGATCGGTAAAGGAATGTGGGCTATGCCTGATTTGATGAGTGCTATGCTGGAGCAAAAAGGCGGCCAGCTTAAAGCAGGCGCGAATACTGCATGGGTGCCATCGCCGACTGCAGCGACACTTCACGCCCTTCATTACCATGATATCAATGTGACAGTCGCACAAAATGAACTGAAAGCGGAAAAAGGCAGCTTGCGTGATGAGATTCTGCAGGTTCCGCTTGAAGAGAATCCGAATTGGAGCGCAGATGAAATTCAGGAAGAACTGGACAACAACGCACAGGGTATCCTCGGCTATGTCGTCCGCTGGGTTGAAATGGGCATCGGCTGCTCGAAAGTTCCGGATATCAACAATGTCGCTCTGATGGAAGACCGTGCTACATTGCGCATCTCCAGCCAGCATATCGCCAACTGGCTGCACCACGGGATCTGCACGGAAGAACAAGTAATGGAAACGTTAAAACGGATGGCTAAAGTGGTCGATGAACAGAATGCAGGCGATTCTGCGTACCGGCCAATGGCTGATAACTATGATGATTCAGTCGCATTCCAGGCTGCAAGTGACCTTGTCTTTAAAGGTGTTGAACAGCCGAGCGGCTATACGGAGCCGATCCTTCACAGCCGCCGCCGTGAAGCGAAGAGTAAAATTCCAGCTCAAAAATAA
- the speD gene encoding adenosylmethionine decarboxylase codes for MKLTPEQRITLHGFNNLTKSLSFNMYDICYTKTKEEREAYIKYIDEQYNADRLTKILKNVTDIIGAHVLNVAKQDYVPEGASVTILVSEGPVVEVPDEAYEETPGPLPDSVVLQLDKSHITVHTYPEYHPQEGISTFRADIDVSTCGEISPLKALNYLIHSFDTDILTMDYRVRGFTRDVNGEKLFIDHDINSIQNYIPDEVKSDYDMIDVNVYQENIFHTKCRLKDFDLNNYLFGYTKDELEEEEQDKITQLLEHEMDEIFYGKNMLMNLENKEGESE; via the coding sequence ATGAAACTGACTCCAGAACAGCGCATCACTTTACACGGATTCAACAACCTCACAAAGTCTTTGAGCTTTAATATGTATGACATCTGCTATACGAAGACAAAGGAAGAACGTGAGGCGTATATAAAGTACATAGATGAGCAATACAATGCGGACAGGCTGACGAAGATTTTAAAGAACGTGACTGATATCATCGGCGCCCATGTCCTGAATGTCGCCAAACAGGACTATGTACCGGAAGGGGCCAGTGTCACCATCCTTGTATCGGAGGGACCTGTCGTGGAAGTGCCGGATGAGGCATATGAAGAAACACCCGGACCGCTTCCTGATTCTGTCGTGCTGCAGCTCGACAAAAGCCATATCACTGTCCATACGTATCCGGAATACCATCCACAGGAAGGAATCAGTACATTCAGGGCTGATATCGATGTATCAACATGCGGTGAAATTTCCCCGCTGAAAGCACTGAACTATCTGATTCATTCCTTCGATACAGACATCTTGACGATGGATTACCGGGTACGCGGATTCACGCGGGATGTCAACGGTGAGAAACTATTCATTGACCACGATATCAACTCGATCCAGAATTACATTCCCGATGAAGTGAAAAGCGATTATGATATGATCGATGTCAATGTATATCAAGAAAATATTTTCCACACGAAATGCCGTCTGAAGGACTTTGACTTGAACAACTACCTGTTCGGTTATACGAAGGATGAGCTTGAAGAAGAGGAGCAGGATAAAATAACCCAACTCCTCGAACACGAAATGGATGAAATTTTTTATGGGAAAAATATGCTGATGAACTTAGAAAATAAAGAGGGAGAGTCGGAATAA